The following proteins come from a genomic window of Diorhabda carinulata isolate Delta chromosome X, icDioCari1.1, whole genome shotgun sequence:
- the LOC130902406 gene encoding uncharacterized protein LOC130902406, protein MNNFSPNPSDSGYVDSSEIHTSSFQNGTPCNRKRKASCIDNCKHNLSEFMDYCSPQFSSTLNGSFMNTFEKIHLNNNHEKDSVIQSQSSKMSKFLDKRKFCSVPNTPEQQVKYSRDTITKKANTNSFIKNFAQFGMQSQSPLNKEAYDILYPELPSLEGKKPATPLKNDKSSNHVKKRLFHIPKQNLLKTIISNNVIMNIIFKDLSNGDLYRLAQVSNGFKEAILSNHDASSRYLIYSEFYKHHKENYRITPPGSPEKDSSSDTEQEASPGSKNFINFVHFAKKLNRNQSLIKCPQCQKPSVVENDIAQCQNFTRCGYIVCIKCDSFANSPKAFIDKCNNARLLNTTKHRSLLGDLSNCTTTSDYMTDISNSIFSSSFNLNMSNRDESSGTFSDYAVSTPKHNVKRNLSKSFMDNSEVKIFSASNARIVPRPMKKLTRKTSLVPVIPLETTKTSSDITEPPSPPKIQQHLVCSKQKSEKRLPSRD, encoded by the exons ATGAACAACTTTTCTCCAAATCCTTCCGATTCAGGTTATGTGGATTCTTCCGAGATACATACTTCTAGTTTTCAAAATGGGACTCCTTGTAATAGGAAGAGGAAGGCTTCTTGTATCGACAATTGTAAACATAACTTATCAGAATTCATGGATTATTGCTCGCCCCAATTTTCCAGTACTTTAAATGGATCCTTTATgaatacttttgaaaaaattcatttaaataacaATCATGAAAAAG ATTCAGTTATTCAATCACAATCATCTAAGATGTCTAAATTCCTAGATAAACGTAAATTCTGTTCAGTTCCCAATACTCCAGAGCAACAAGTTAAATATAGTAGAgatacaattacaaaaaaagcaAATACTAATAGTTTTATCAAGAATTTTGCTCAATTTGGTATGCAATCACAATCACCCTTAAATAAAGAAGCATACGATATCCTATACCCAGAATTACCATCTCTCGAAGGCAAAAAACCAGCTACTCCacttaaaaatgataaatcatcGAATCACGTTAAAAAGAGGCTTTTTCACATACCAAAACAGAATctcttaaaaacaataatatcaaacaatgtaatcatgaatataattttcaaagatttatCTAATGGGGATCTGTATAGATTAGCACAAGTTTCCAATGGTTTCAAAGAAgcaattttatcaaatcatGATGCTTCAAGTAGATATTTGATTTATTCTGAGTTTTATAAACACCACAAAGAAAATTATAGGATAACCCCACCTGGTTCCCCTGAAAAAGATAGTAGTTCAGATACAGAACAAGAAGCCAGTCCCGGATCAaagaatttcatcaattttgttCAT tttgcAAAAAAGCTGAATAGAAATCAATCGTTAATAAAGTGCCCACAATGTCAGAAACCCTCCGTGGTAGAAAACGATATAGCgcaatgtcaaaatttcactaGATGTGGATATATCGTTTGTATAAAATGTGATAGCTTTGCGAATAGCCCAAAAGCATTCATAGATAAATGCAATAATGCGCGATTATTAAATACTACCAAACATAG AAGTTTATTGGGAGATTTGAGTAATTGTACAACGACGAGTGATTACATGACAGATatttcaaattccatattttcttcGTCATTTAATCTAAACATGTCGAATAGAGATGAATCGTCTGGTACATTTTCTGATTATGCAGTTTCGACACCTAAACATAACGTTAAAAGGAATCTGTCTAAATCGTTCATGGATAATTCAGAA GTAAAAATCTTTTCGGCTTCGAATGCAAGAATTGTGCCACGTCCAATGAAGAAATTGACTCGTAAAACATCACTAGTTCCAGTGATACCTTTGGAAACGACTAAAACTAGTTCAGATATAACGGAACCTCCAAGTCCTCCGAAAATTCAACAGCATCTCGTCTGTTCCAAACAAA AATCCGAGAAACGTCTTCCGTCACGTGACTAA
- the LOC130901736 gene encoding protein pygopus-like, with product MSHMPPFRLNVPNLPSDLPPAPSNPKRKRKNAPIQPPPSVQDLLPPPLSGYGDTIVASNPFDDCPSNVNTGMSRPHGGPQMVMGGPNPNMVMANNMGMYRPMCPNPSMGMNSPIMHSPNAHQMNNSMMMNGPRMNHMGPSHGPPHMMPSPNGPGGGGPMGPNMNMTGPPMHSPIGNMGPMPGHGSGNASPMGHNGPMNGGGMNNPMNGPPMGGPQMSHGSHGGPGQGPGMNMNSGNGPPVGPPMNNNFIMSPMNNMYSKPMPVSAGKVYPADQPMVFNSQNPNAPPIYPCGVCHKEVHDNDQAILCESGCNFWFHRGCTGLTEAAFQLLTAEVYAEWVCDKCLQSKNIPLVKFKP from the exons atgtcTCACATGCCGCCGTTTAGATTGAACGTCCCCAATTTACCTTCAGACTTACCCCCTGCTCCTTCTAATCctaaaaggaaaagaaaaaatgccCCTATCCAACCTCCGCCCAGTGTTCAAGATTTACTACCTCCTCCTTTATCTGGTTATGGTGATACAATAGTAGCATCGAACCCTTTTGATGATTGTCCCAGTAATGTTAATACCGGTATGTCTAGACCCCACGGTGGGCCCCAAATGGTCATGGGAg GTCCCAATCCGAATATGGTTATGGCAAACAACATGGGTATGTATAGGCCAATGTGTCCTAACCCATCTATGGGTATGAATTCCCCTATCATGCACAGCCCCAACGCCCACCAAATGAATAATTCCATGATGATGAACGGTCCTAGGATGAATCATATGGGTCCTAGTCACGGTCCGCCCCATATGATGCCCAGTCCCAATGGTCCAGGTGGAGGAGGACCTATGGGACCTAACATGAACATGACAGGTCCTCCTATGCATAGTCCTATTGGTAATATGGGTCCAATGCCTGGCCATGGATCAGGTAATGCTAGTCCAATGGGTCATAATGGTCCTATGAATGGCGGTGGGATGAATAATCCCATGAATGGTCCACCTATGGGAGGACCACAAATGTCTCATGGATCGCATGGAGGTCCTGGACAAGGACCTGGAATGAATATGAATTCCGGTAATGGACCACCAGTAG GTCCAcctatgaataataattttataatgtcGCCGATGAATAATATGTATTCAAAACCTATGCCGGTTTCTGCTGGTAAAGTGTATCCAGCGGATCAACCAATGGTTTTCAATTCCCAAAATCCGAATGCTCCGCCGATTTATCCTTGTGGGGTGTGCCACAAGGAAGTACATGACAATGATCAAGCCATATTATGTGAAAGTGGGTGCAACTTTTGGTTTCACAG GGGTTGCACCGGTTTGACTGAAGCCGCGTTTCAACTTTTAACAGCTGAGGTATACGCAGAGTGGGTATGCGACAAATGCCTACAATCGAAAAATATACCTTTGGTTAAATTTAAACCTTAA
- the LOC130901512 gene encoding ras-related protein Rab-43, with the protein MTTRNPTTLMSIPNEEAFDFLFKIVIVGECGTGKTCVVQRFKNGTFIERHGNTIGVDFSMKTVVVDNKKVKLQIWDTAGQERFRTITQSYYRSANGVIIVYDITKRSSFLSVNKWVEEVKRYSGNSVLLAVVGNKADLETLREVEFEEAEGICQYMPDVLFVLEASAKSNSNIEEAFMYLATELKRRHDNGMLMQDDDEDTIRLGDTKTITKCSTCTKGLI; encoded by the exons ATGACTACCAGAAATCCTACAACATTAATGTCAATACCAAATGAAGAAGCATTcgattttctattcaaaattgttatagTAGGTGAATGTGGGACGGGAAAAACCTGTGTGGTTCAACGTTTTAAAAATGGAACGTTTATAGAAAGACACGGAAATACCATAGGCGTAGACTTTTCTATGAAAACGGTAGTAGTAGATAACAAAAAAGTGAAG CTTCAAATTTGGGATACAGCTGGACAAGAACGATTCAGAACTATAACTCAAAGTTATTACCGTTCAGCTAACGGAGTTATTATTGTTTATGATATTACAAAAAGATCCTCTTTTTTATCTGTAAACAAATGGGTGGAAGAAGTGAAAAGGTATTCTGGTAATTCAGTACTTTTAGCAGTCGTTGGAAACAAAGCAGATTTAGAAACTTTGAGAGAAGTCGAGTTTGAGGAAGCCGAAGGTATCTGCCAGTATATGCCTGATGTATTATTTGTATTAGAAGCCAGTGCCAAATCTAATTCTAATATTGAAGAAGCTTTCATGTATCTTGCCACAGAATTGAAG AGAAGACATGATAACGGAATGTTGATGCAAGACGATGATGAAGATACTATTAGATTAGGGGATACTAAGACAATTACTAAATGTAGCACATGTACAAAAggtttgatataa
- the LOC130902295 gene encoding protein CUSTOS-like, which yields MSSDSSDEDLALIKEAQDPQFFKENLYSSIQESKEKLQPVVELASLRKTVDENEQFNFLKVTPEFQKYVAKQLSFILDKQLEKNINYAVEDKVDRKKKKTTSGVKLFYNSDKLLKAGKSEELPIEKPVKKFAVKRNILVKEEDLKSITVSGAEILSQKDIKYWSNRTKSKKLFNYKQDKNGTLQLVESKFIY from the exons atgtcCTCTGATAGTTCAGATGAAGATTTAGCCCTAATAAAAGAAGCACAAGATCCtcagttttttaaagaaaacctATACAGTTCAATACaag aatcaaaagaaaaattacagCCTGTTGTAGAACTTGCAAGTCTACGTAAAACTGTAGACGAAAATGAACAGTTCAACTTCCTTAAAGTAACTccagaatttcaaaaatacgtaGCTAAACAACTATCTTTCATTTTGGATAAACAGttggaaaaaaacattaattatgcCGTCGAGGATAAAGTTgatagaaagaaaaagaagactACTAGTGGCGttaagttattttataattcagACAAGTTATTGAAAGCGGGTAAAAGTGAGGAATTGCCTATTGAAAAACCAGTGAAGAAATTCGCAGTGAAACGCAATATACTAGTGAAAGAAGAGGATTTGAAGAGTATAACAGTGTCTGGGGCGgaaattttatcacaaaaagaCATTAAATATTGGTCGAACAgaacaaaatctaaaaaattattcaattacaaACAAGATAAAAATGGTACATTACAGTTAGTTGAATCgaagtttatttattaa